Proteins from one Pseudomonadota bacterium genomic window:
- a CDS encoding putative addiction module antidote protein, with the protein MPVKSYRAELLKQLKDPKEAAEYLNACMSDSEEVFLLALRDVVEASGGMANLARKTSLNRENLYRSLSKKGNPKLSSLASILEAVGINLYFAPTKKQKKAA; encoded by the coding sequence ATGCCAGTAAAAAGTTATAGAGCTGAGCTCCTCAAACAGCTCAAAGATCCAAAAGAAGCCGCTGAATATCTCAACGCATGCATGAGCGATTCCGAGGAGGTGTTTCTTCTCGCCTTACGTGATGTCGTAGAGGCAAGCGGCGGAATGGCGAACCTTGCTCGCAAGACGTCGCTTAATCGTGAGAATCTCTATCGAAGTTTGTCGAAGAAAGGAAATCCCAAGCTCTCAAGCTTGGCGTCTATTCTGGAAGCTGTCGGGATAAACCTGTACTTCGCGCCGACGAAGAAACAAAAAAAAGCAGCCTAA
- the folD gene encoding bifunctional methylenetetrahydrofolate dehydrogenase/methenyltetrahydrofolate cyclohydrolase FolD, giving the protein MAYDASSPKILDGKKLARAVATTISARVADLKSQIKRAPGLAVILVGENQASKTYVTSKHKLARECGLESFDAHLSATTTAAQLREVIQSYNDNDLVDAILLQLPLPAPLDGAEFIRLIAPEKDIDGLHPINQGLLLQGLQAPRPCTPLGVMTMLDLALSDITLSDNTVLQDLPKASLAGKSAVVIGRSQLVGKPMGFLLLERNATVTFAHSKTDDLAAVCRAADILVAAVGVPLLVKRDWIKPGAIVLDVGINRLPNGKLCGDVAYEEVAPLCAAITPVPGGVGPMTVAMLISNTVENCARRNGLIL; this is encoded by the coding sequence ATGGCTTACGACGCCTCTTCACCAAAGATCCTAGATGGAAAAAAGCTGGCACGCGCCGTAGCTACTACCATCTCGGCACGGGTTGCCGACCTTAAATCTCAAATTAAACGGGCCCCAGGGCTGGCTGTAATCCTGGTCGGAGAGAATCAGGCCTCTAAAACCTATGTCACCTCTAAGCATAAGCTCGCCAGGGAGTGTGGCCTTGAGAGCTTCGATGCGCACCTTTCAGCCACCACAACGGCCGCACAGCTGCGCGAAGTTATTCAGAGCTATAACGATAACGATCTAGTTGATGCAATTCTGCTACAGCTTCCACTACCCGCCCCACTAGATGGCGCTGAGTTTATACGGCTAATAGCCCCTGAAAAGGATATTGATGGGCTGCATCCGATTAATCAGGGGCTCCTGCTGCAAGGGCTACAGGCGCCGCGCCCCTGTACTCCGCTCGGAGTGATGACGATGCTTGATCTGGCGCTCTCAGATATTACGCTTAGTGATAACACCGTGCTGCAGGATCTGCCGAAGGCCTCCTTAGCCGGGAAAAGCGCCGTTGTAATCGGGCGCTCTCAGCTAGTTGGCAAGCCGATGGGGTTTTTGCTCCTGGAGCGCAACGCAACCGTGACATTTGCGCACTCAAAGACCGACGACCTTGCTGCAGTATGCCGCGCTGCAGATATCCTAGTGGCAGCGGTCGGAGTGCCGCTGCTCGTTAAGCGCGATTGGATCAAGCCGGGAGCTATCGTGCTCGATGTTGGAATAAATCGACTCCCTAACGGCAAGTTGTGTGGAGATGTTGCCTACGAAGAGGTTGCGCCGCTCTGTGCCGCCATTACTCCCGTGCCAGGTGGCGTAGGGCCGATGACGGTTGCGATGTTGATCTCAAATACGGTTGAGAACTGTGCGCGCAGAAACGGACTTATACTATAA
- the obgE gene encoding GTPase ObgE: MKFIDEAVIEVSAGKGGAGSRHFRREKFIPLGGPDGGNGGRGGSVILRADPNVHTLLDFKFQAVWEATGGDVGGGSRKDGKAGEDVIVKLPIGTQIYAFDLKTETQGDLVLDLDVAGREFVLAKGGRGGKGNNFFKTSTNQAPEYAQPGEPGEQGAYFLSLKLVADVGLVGFPNAGKSTLISRISAARPKIADYPFTTLVPNLGVVQAKGGRSFVVADIPGLIPGASEGKGLGIRFLKHVERTHIIAHLLNLTQLTEDGEEADLEQLFDCINAELELFSEELAVREQIVVLTKCDAVSSPERVEEFTRRFKARGYDVAVISSVVGKGIDELIERLAQSVFKAPSVGAETL; the protein is encoded by the coding sequence ATGAAGTTTATAGATGAAGCGGTAATCGAAGTTAGTGCCGGTAAGGGTGGTGCTGGATCACGACATTTTCGGCGTGAGAAGTTTATTCCACTCGGTGGTCCCGATGGCGGCAACGGTGGACGGGGCGGATCTGTAATTCTGCGCGCCGATCCAAACGTGCATACCCTGCTTGATTTTAAGTTTCAGGCTGTCTGGGAGGCCACAGGGGGTGATGTTGGCGGTGGATCCCGCAAGGATGGCAAAGCTGGTGAGGATGTGATCGTTAAGCTTCCGATCGGCACGCAGATTTATGCCTTTGATCTTAAGACCGAGACTCAGGGCGATCTAGTATTAGATCTCGATGTTGCAGGGCGTGAGTTTGTTCTGGCAAAGGGTGGCAGGGGCGGAAAGGGCAATAACTTTTTCAAGACCTCGACTAATCAAGCGCCTGAGTATGCGCAGCCGGGCGAGCCGGGCGAGCAGGGCGCTTATTTTCTCTCGCTTAAGCTTGTAGCGGATGTGGGCTTGGTAGGATTTCCGAACGCAGGTAAGTCGACCTTAATATCTCGTATCTCTGCGGCGCGACCTAAGATCGCCGACTATCCCTTTACTACCCTGGTGCCGAACCTTGGGGTTGTTCAGGCCAAGGGCGGGCGTTCATTTGTAGTTGCCGATATTCCCGGGCTTATTCCTGGGGCGAGTGAGGGCAAGGGGCTCGGTATTAGATTTTTAAAACATGTTGAGCGCACTCATATCATCGCGCATCTGCTTAACCTCACCCAGCTTACTGAGGATGGCGAGGAGGCCGATCTAGAGCAGCTCTTTGATTGTATTAACGCGGAGCTTGAGCTCTTTTCAGAAGAGCTCGCTGTGCGAGAGCAGATCGTTGTCTTAACGAAGTGCGATGCCGTGTCATCGCCCGAGCGAGTCGAAGAGTTCACCCGTCGCTTTAAGGCGCGTGGCTATGATGTGGCCGTTATTTCAAGTGTGGTCGGTAAGGGTATCGATGAGCTGATTGAGCGACTAGCGCAGAGCGTGTTTAAGGCTCCAAGCGTAGGCGCTGAGACTTTATAA
- the rplU gene encoding 50S ribosomal protein L21 yields MAKKQSDELNTDSVAQAEPKLFAVVRTCGKQYRVTAGTRISIATQEGEKGDKITFSDVLMAGKLDGSEIKILAGGEKSLGVTVIGRLIAHIKDKKVIIFKKRRKGGYTKKQGHRQAKSEVMIESVTL; encoded by the coding sequence ATGGCAAAAAAGCAGTCTGATGAATTGAATACTGATAGTGTAGCGCAGGCGGAGCCTAAGCTCTTTGCTGTTGTTCGTACATGCGGCAAGCAGTACCGGGTTACAGCAGGCACTAGGATCTCAATTGCTACTCAAGAGGGCGAGAAGGGGGACAAGATCACCTTTTCCGACGTTCTTATGGCTGGCAAGCTTGATGGCAGCGAGATAAAGATCCTTGCAGGTGGCGAGAAGTCACTCGGCGTAACCGTTATCGGACGTCTCATTGCTCACATTAAGGACAAGAAGGTTATTATCTTCAAGAAGCGCCGTAAGGGTGGATATACAAAGAAGCAGGGACATCGCCAGGCAAAGAGCGAAGTCATGATCGAGAGCGTTACGCTTTAA
- a CDS encoding sigma-70 family RNA polymerase sigma factor, producing MTIESKRGQGPQSDQELVQYTLEGDRNAYRVLVERYQARLLTMAFNILKNREDAEDVVQESFVKGFLSLKYFKGHSSFYTWLYRITFNMAVDVKRRTIRRGGKHFEFKESWGVNTDGSGVGQGASSPTITQDIEHLQNVEGPQAVLLRKELGGKLQVVLSQLSEEHRAVITLREVDGLDYQEIAAAIGVRRGTVMSRLFYARKALQNALKELSPEGAAASSSQELAKVR from the coding sequence ATGACTATAGAGAGCAAGCGAGGACAGGGCCCCCAATCAGATCAGGAGCTGGTTCAGTATACCCTTGAGGGTGATCGCAACGCTTACCGCGTGCTCGTCGAGCGCTACCAGGCGCGACTCCTTACGATGGCTTTTAATATCTTAAAAAACCGCGAAGATGCCGAGGACGTTGTTCAGGAGAGTTTCGTTAAGGGGTTCTTATCACTCAAGTATTTTAAGGGGCACTCCTCTTTTTATACCTGGCTCTATCGAATCACCTTTAATATGGCCGTAGACGTTAAGCGCAGGACCATTCGCAGGGGGGGTAAGCATTTTGAATTTAAGGAGTCCTGGGGCGTCAATACTGACGGGTCCGGTGTTGGACAGGGGGCTTCTTCACCCACCATCACCCAAGACATAGAGCACCTTCAAAACGTAGAGGGGCCGCAGGCCGTTCTCCTTAGGAAGGAGCTTGGTGGTAAGCTACAAGTTGTGCTTAGTCAGTTATCGGAGGAACATCGGGCTGTGATCACGTTGCGTGAGGTCGATGGATTAGACTACCAGGAGATCGCCGCAGCTATCGGAGTTCGTAGAGGCACAGTTATGAGCCGCCTATTTTATGCCCGTAAGGCGTTGCAGAACGCTCTTAAAGAATTAAGTCCAGAGGGGGCAGCAGCTTCCTCCTCGCAAGAACTCGCTAAGGTTCGTTAA
- a CDS encoding glycosyltransferase family 87 protein: MAGGAIVVEMPQLFTAPGRIRRIAIALLIALALALAWVGLDPLGSLSGPLTSVKLGDFPAFFSLAAIAAGSEPHRLYDFALQREIQNQIWPQLQGALLPGIYPPYVALLARPLVWLGPLWGHVVWGALQLLFLILTARAITRINSRLAEYSVEILAGLLLCAPVLLGVFGGQLIAASMFIYALCFIYQGRRDLRGEIIFGSLIGLWFFKPHYALIMLMLPVIQWRVRVVATTALVATILYLLGSLVLGLDWIATWCDALTRFTPMNIIPNARQMTGLLGAVTGMPDQANSALAWAALALTTALLLRLAFAARQSFSKPIGLPKFLPLFGVTVVLATPQANFYDLGLALVAICSVLSLKTHKQLYLLGIWCGACGLASALRTVTPLPIFLILAALAYLVTLLTISLSSPPGLANRHR; encoded by the coding sequence TTGGCAGGAGGCGCAATCGTAGTAGAGATGCCGCAGCTCTTTACAGCGCCTGGCCGCATCAGAAGGATTGCAATCGCACTCCTTATTGCACTCGCATTAGCGCTAGCCTGGGTTGGGCTAGATCCGCTTGGCTCATTATCAGGCCCCCTAACATCTGTAAAACTCGGTGACTTCCCTGCTTTTTTCTCGCTAGCCGCTATCGCCGCCGGCTCAGAACCACACAGGCTCTATGATTTTGCGCTCCAGAGAGAGATCCAAAATCAGATCTGGCCGCAGCTACAAGGCGCGCTACTACCAGGGATCTATCCTCCCTACGTTGCCTTGCTTGCAAGGCCCCTAGTGTGGCTCGGCCCTTTATGGGGGCACGTAGTCTGGGGCGCGCTTCAGCTCTTATTCCTTATTCTAACGGCGCGCGCCATCACTCGTATTAACTCAAGACTAGCCGAATATTCCGTAGAGATCTTAGCGGGGCTGCTGCTCTGTGCTCCTGTGTTGTTGGGTGTCTTTGGCGGGCAGTTGATCGCTGCAAGTATGTTTATCTATGCGCTCTGTTTTATATATCAGGGCAGGCGGGATCTTAGGGGTGAGATTATATTTGGATCTTTAATAGGTCTCTGGTTCTTTAAGCCGCACTACGCTCTCATAATGTTAATGCTCCCTGTTATTCAGTGGCGGGTGCGTGTTGTAGCAACAACGGCTCTGGTTGCGACAATACTCTATCTGCTCGGCTCTTTAGTTTTAGGGCTAGACTGGATTGCAACCTGGTGTGATGCCCTGACGCGCTTTACACCGATGAATATTATTCCTAACGCACGACAGATGACCGGACTACTCGGCGCTGTAACGGGCATGCCAGATCAGGCGAACTCAGCTCTCGCCTGGGCAGCTCTAGCGCTAACTACCGCGCTCTTACTGCGCTTAGCCTTTGCGGCACGCCAAAGCTTTAGCAAGCCAATAGGACTGCCGAAATTTCTACCCCTCTTCGGAGTTACCGTCGTGCTTGCAACCCCTCAAGCAAATTTCTACGACCTGGGTCTTGCGCTGGTGGCTATCTGCTCAGTTTTATCCCTTAAAACACACAAGCAACTCTATCTTCTTGGCATCTGGTGCGGGGCTTGCGGCCTAGCGAGCGCACTTCGTACCGTAACTCCCCTGCCCATCTTTCTTATTCTTGCTGCGCTAGCTTACCTCGTAACGTTACTGACCATCTCCTTATCTTCCCCCCCTGGGCTAGCAAATAGGCACAGATAG
- the ald gene encoding alanine dehydrogenase: MQIGVPRERKTLEQRVAITPAGALSLIKLGHSLLIEQGAGEGSSFTDNDYRKAGCKIVKTLAEVWSNVDLLVKVKEPDPSEFQFFRPELILFDFLHLASLPALAQELLNKKVTAFAYENLKTSDGRLPLLEPMSVVAGKLSILNGAHLLLSQHGGRGVLLGGAAAAPPAKVTIIGAGIAGHAACATALGMGAQVTVLDISAEKLTKLSHEFPNVQTALSTSESLAHGCAGVDLLIGAVLIPGASTPRIITAEMIRSMGPRAVFVDISIDQGGCSETSRATMLDNPTYLVDGVIHYCVCNMPAQTPRTSTLALAEATLPYIIKLAEQGPAKILRSAPEMKHALTCFHGKLTNKLTAEALGMPYSK; this comes from the coding sequence ATGCAGATAGGTGTACCACGAGAACGCAAAACGCTTGAGCAACGGGTTGCGATTACCCCAGCTGGGGCTCTCTCCCTTATAAAACTTGGGCACTCGCTCCTGATTGAGCAGGGTGCTGGCGAGGGCTCCTCATTCACGGATAACGATTACCGTAAGGCAGGCTGCAAGATAGTTAAAACGTTGGCAGAGGTATGGAGCAACGTAGATCTGCTAGTTAAGGTAAAGGAGCCCGACCCCTCTGAGTTCCAGTTTTTTAGGCCAGAGCTAATTCTCTTTGACTTTCTGCATTTGGCGAGCCTTCCGGCGCTCGCCCAGGAGCTGCTAAACAAAAAAGTAACAGCGTTTGCCTACGAGAACCTAAAGACCAGCGATGGGCGCCTTCCGCTTTTGGAGCCGATGAGCGTTGTAGCTGGAAAGCTCTCGATCCTAAACGGCGCACACCTCCTACTTTCGCAGCACGGGGGGCGCGGAGTGCTACTTGGTGGGGCAGCTGCTGCGCCACCTGCCAAGGTAACGATTATCGGAGCCGGTATAGCAGGACATGCTGCGTGCGCAACCGCTCTAGGCATGGGAGCTCAGGTTACCGTTCTCGATATTAGTGCAGAGAAGCTAACAAAGCTCTCTCACGAGTTTCCAAATGTACAAACGGCGCTCTCAACATCAGAGTCACTTGCTCACGGTTGCGCAGGAGTGGATCTCTTAATTGGTGCTGTCTTAATTCCGGGTGCTAGCACCCCACGCATTATTACGGCGGAGATGATCCGATCGATGGGACCACGTGCGGTCTTCGTTGATATTAGTATCGATCAGGGGGGCTGCTCAGAAACTAGCAGGGCTACAATGCTCGATAATCCAACCTACTTAGTCGACGGCGTTATACACTACTGTGTATGCAATATGCCGGCTCAAACTCCCCGCACCTCCACCCTCGCACTGGCTGAGGCAACGTTGCCGTATATTATAAAGCTAGCCGAACAGGGCCCCGCAAAGATCCTGCGCTCTGCGCCCGAGATGAAACATGCTCTCACCTGCTTTCACGGCAAGCTGACCAATAAGCTTACAGCCGAGGCGCTTGGGATGCCCTATAGCAAATGA
- the rpmA gene encoding 50S ribosomal protein L27, with amino-acid sequence MAHKKAVGSTRNGRDSRGKRLGVKKFAGEVVRAGSILVRQRGSTYHAGQNVGTGRDYTLFALTDGVVAFKKGLRQYIYVKPVAPVVAAVSV; translated from the coding sequence ATGGCACATAAGAAAGCGGTAGGAAGCACCAGGAACGGACGAGATAGTCGCGGTAAGCGTCTCGGAGTAAAGAAGTTTGCTGGGGAGGTTGTTCGGGCAGGAAGCATCCTAGTTCGTCAGCGTGGCAGCACATATCACGCCGGTCAAAATGTTGGGACTGGTCGTGATTATACGTTATTTGCGTTAACTGATGGCGTTGTTGCATTCAAGAAAGGGCTTCGTCAGTACATCTACGTTAAGCCAGTGGCTCCAGTAGTGGCGGCTGTATCGGTATAG
- the polA gene encoding DNA polymerase I — protein MTNPNDITYLIDGSGYIFRAFYAIQRLTTKAGFPTNALYGFLKMMQRTIAQANSSKVAVIFDAGRKTFRNDLYPEYKANRSECPPELVEQMPFFREISRALGLPVLECVGYEADDIIATLTAKLVANGQQVVVVSGDKDLMQLVSDQVQIWDTMKDQRYGISGVIEKFGVGPSQVTEILALTGDSSDNIPGVDGVGPKTATQLIQKYSTVEGVISHVEDIKNDAEIRNRKKIAESISSNLELLRLARRLVEVDYNVPLQALQDGNCDIEALLTKREIDADHLGELFERFEFTSLFKEFQKIIGVSRNAKAAAAFDYKTVSAQDFAAWTRELYAQREFSFDLETTSLKLHEAKIVGISFCWNDSAAWYVPIGHSALDSSAQPNQVLWSELSRTLGAIFADSTVKKCGQNLKYDVSILEINGIPVRGVSFDSMVAAYLLNPDSRSFNLTALANDLLQLPVIEYEQVTEGVADFSAVSIEAATRYACQDAHYAWLLKEKLLPLVNEATLTRVLNELEMPLVPVLAHMERLGVKVDRELLCSMSAEFELQLKELEVKIYSCADCEFNINSPKQLADLFFNKLAISTKGIKKTKTGFSTDSSVLEKLAEIHPLPALILEYRGLHKLKSTYTDALVEVISPVTGRVHTRLNQTITSTGRLSSSEPNLQNIPVQSQTGGRIRSAFIPESGSFFIAADYSQIELRLLAHLSADETLIRAFNAGVDIHASTAREIMGLSANDEVTDHQRRLGKTINFGIVYGMGPFSLAKQLGVPVQQASAYITNYFNRYPRVKGYFSKLEEAALSNGEVQTIFGRKRIISSIDTSGRDQGFAMRAAINAPLQGSAADIIKLAMIKVEQLLADKFVGAKLILQIHDELLVEAPDHGTAQNAQLIEAVKDAMESVITLSVPLKVDAGSGRNWQEAQS, from the coding sequence ATGACAAACCCTAACGACATCACCTACCTGATCGATGGCTCCGGTTATATATTTCGCGCTTTTTACGCCATTCAAAGGCTGACGACCAAAGCGGGCTTTCCGACCAATGCGCTCTACGGATTTTTAAAGATGATGCAGAGGACCATAGCGCAGGCTAACTCCTCTAAAGTTGCGGTCATTTTCGATGCGGGCAGAAAGACCTTTCGAAACGATCTCTACCCTGAATACAAAGCCAACCGCAGTGAGTGTCCGCCAGAGTTAGTTGAGCAGATGCCGTTCTTCAGAGAGATCTCGCGCGCGCTTGGACTTCCGGTGCTTGAGTGCGTGGGCTACGAGGCCGATGACATCATCGCCACACTGACAGCTAAGCTGGTGGCGAACGGCCAGCAGGTTGTCGTCGTATCGGGCGACAAGGACCTGATGCAGCTCGTCTCGGATCAAGTTCAGATCTGGGACACGATGAAGGATCAACGTTACGGAATCTCGGGCGTGATAGAAAAATTCGGCGTTGGTCCCTCGCAGGTTACTGAGATTCTGGCCCTGACAGGTGATAGCTCTGATAACATTCCAGGTGTTGATGGCGTTGGTCCAAAAACAGCCACGCAGTTAATTCAGAAATACTCTACGGTTGAGGGCGTTATCTCGCACGTAGAGGATATTAAGAACGATGCTGAGATCAGAAATCGTAAAAAAATAGCCGAATCGATCTCTTCTAATCTGGAGCTCTTGCGACTCGCTCGTAGGCTAGTCGAGGTCGACTATAATGTACCGTTACAGGCGCTACAGGACGGAAACTGTGATATCGAGGCCCTTCTTACAAAACGCGAGATCGATGCAGATCATCTGGGCGAACTCTTTGAGCGCTTCGAATTCACCTCACTCTTTAAGGAGTTTCAGAAGATCATCGGCGTCTCGCGCAATGCAAAGGCAGCCGCTGCCTTTGACTATAAAACCGTTAGCGCCCAAGATTTTGCCGCCTGGACTAGGGAGCTTTACGCTCAGAGAGAGTTCTCCTTTGATCTTGAAACCACCTCGCTCAAGCTGCACGAGGCAAAGATCGTTGGGATCTCTTTTTGCTGGAACGATAGCGCCGCATGGTATGTGCCAATTGGACATAGCGCGCTTGATAGCTCTGCTCAGCCTAATCAGGTTTTGTGGAGCGAGCTCTCTCGCACTTTAGGAGCGATCTTTGCTGATAGCACAGTTAAAAAATGCGGTCAGAATTTAAAGTATGATGTCAGCATCCTAGAGATTAACGGCATCCCGGTTCGGGGCGTAAGCTTTGATTCAATGGTTGCCGCCTACCTACTTAATCCCGATAGCCGCAGCTTTAATCTAACCGCCCTGGCAAACGATCTGCTGCAGCTCCCAGTCATTGAGTACGAACAGGTAACGGAGGGTGTTGCCGATTTCTCGGCTGTTTCAATTGAAGCCGCAACACGCTACGCCTGTCAGGACGCGCACTACGCATGGCTGCTGAAGGAGAAATTACTGCCGTTGGTCAATGAAGCAACCCTTACGCGCGTTCTTAACGAGCTTGAGATGCCCCTTGTTCCGGTACTTGCGCATATGGAGCGCCTGGGAGTTAAGGTCGATAGAGAGCTGCTGTGCAGCATGTCAGCAGAGTTTGAATTGCAGCTTAAAGAACTTGAGGTAAAGATCTACAGCTGCGCTGATTGCGAGTTTAATATCAACTCACCAAAACAGCTAGCTGATCTATTCTTTAATAAACTAGCTATCTCTACCAAGGGCATCAAAAAAACAAAGACCGGCTTCTCTACTGATTCATCCGTCCTTGAAAAGCTCGCCGAAATCCACCCACTCCCCGCTCTAATCTTAGAGTACCGCGGGCTGCATAAACTTAAATCTACTTATACCGACGCCCTAGTGGAGGTCATCTCTCCGGTTACCGGTCGTGTTCATACCCGACTGAACCAAACCATCACGAGCACCGGACGACTCTCTAGCTCTGAGCCTAATCTGCAGAATATTCCGGTTCAGAGCCAGACGGGCGGGCGCATTCGCTCAGCCTTTATTCCTGAATCCGGCTCATTCTTTATTGCGGCCGACTACTCGCAGATTGAGTTGCGGCTTTTGGCGCATTTAAGCGCTGATGAGACCCTGATCCGGGCCTTTAACGCCGGCGTAGATATTCATGCCAGCACCGCCCGTGAGATTATGGGGCTCTCGGCCAACGACGAAGTGACAGATCATCAACGACGGCTCGGCAAGACAATTAACTTCGGTATCGTCTACGGCATGGGCCCCTTTAGCCTCGCTAAACAGCTGGGCGTTCCGGTACAGCAAGCCAGCGCATATATTACGAACTACTTTAACCGCTATCCACGCGTAAAGGGATACTTCTCAAAGCTTGAAGAGGCTGCACTCTCAAATGGAGAGGTGCAGACTATCTTTGGGCGCAAGCGCATTATCAGCTCAATCGATACCAGTGGTCGTGATCAGGGGTTTGCTATGCGCGCTGCAATCAATGCTCCGTTACAGGGCTCCGCTGCCGATATTATTAAACTCGCCATGATAAAAGTTGAGCAGCTCCTCGCCGATAAATTCGTGGGCGCTAAGCTAATCCTGCAGATTCATGACGAGCTACTAGTGGAGGCGCCCGATCATGGCACAGCACAGAACGCACAACTGATTGAAGCCGTTAAGGACGCCATGGAGAGCGTTATAACGCTCAGTGTGCCGCTCAAGGTCGATGCAGGTAGTGGCCGTAATTGGCAGGAGGCGCAATCGTAG
- a CDS encoding zf-HC2 domain-containing protein, whose product MNNNNFDNNNLDNNFGDNFGSGANSDLLELDGCDDVIARLGDYVDNDLSQNARLVMDTHLNDCPECAALFASYTHVIEGAAELREPEQPIAVDVQNRLRRALNQRLGLSLSYIA is encoded by the coding sequence ATGAATAACAATAACTTCGACAATAACAACTTGGACAACAATTTCGGCGACAATTTCGGATCTGGCGCTAACTCCGATCTACTTGAGCTTGACGGGTGCGATGATGTCATCGCACGCTTGGGGGATTACGTCGATAACGACCTTAGTCAGAACGCTCGCCTCGTAATGGACACTCACCTAAACGATTGTCCTGAGTGCGCGGCCCTCTTTGCCTCCTATACCCATGTCATTGAGGGCGCTGCAGAGCTGCGTGAACCAGAGCAGCCGATCGCAGTAGATGTACAAAACCGCCTGCGCAGGGCCCTTAATCAACGCCTCGGGCTTAGCCTTTCATATATCGCGTAA
- a CDS encoding response regulator transcription factor, with protein MRGDGFVIAVIEDEDIIRKSVTMNLELEGFQVLSACDGEEGIQLINTRKPDLIIMDVMMPRKDGLQACREIRNAGNSTPLILLTARSSEIDKVLGLELGADDYLGKPFGMLELIARVKALLRRVQRVTSIDEIRFSDVVVDFKAYRALKNNEPIDLSAREYRLLRYLVVKVGSVVTRDELLDEVWGYNSYPTTRTVDNHIARLRQKVEANIDEPQHILTVHGVGYKFVA; from the coding sequence ATGCGAGGAGATGGATTTGTAATTGCTGTCATAGAGGACGAGGATATTATCCGAAAAAGCGTCACTATGAACCTTGAACTAGAGGGCTTTCAGGTCCTGAGCGCTTGTGACGGCGAAGAGGGTATTCAACTAATAAATACCAGAAAACCTGATCTGATCATCATGGACGTCATGATGCCTCGCAAGGATGGCCTGCAGGCCTGTCGCGAGATTAGAAACGCTGGAAACTCCACCCCCCTGATACTCCTAACCGCACGCTCAAGTGAGATTGATAAGGTTTTGGGGCTTGAGCTTGGCGCCGATGATTATCTTGGCAAACCCTTTGGAATGCTTGAACTTATTGCCAGAGTTAAGGCCCTCCTAAGGCGCGTTCAACGGGTTACATCAATTGATGAAATTCGCTTCTCAGATGTGGTCGTTGACTTTAAGGCCTACCGCGCCCTGAAAAATAATGAGCCTATCGACCTCTCAGCTAGGGAGTACAGACTATTGCGCTACCTAGTGGTCAAGGTTGGCTCTGTCGTGACCAGGGATGAGTTATTAGATGAGGTTTGGGGGTACAACTCCTACCCAACCACCCGCACTGTAGACAACCATATAGCCCGCCTGCGCCAAAAGGTTGAGGCCAACATAGACGAGCCCCAGCATATCCTGACCGTGCACGGGGTCGGTTATAAGTTTGTGGCGTAA